Genomic segment of Campylobacter ureolyticus ACS-301-V-Sch3b:
AGTAGGTCACTGCGGACTTTGTTTTTATACTAACTATATATTTTTAATTATTAATTTATCCAGTATTTATTACAATGTTTATTTTAAAAAATCTATCTAGTAAAATTAAATCTTAAAGACTTTTATTTATTTGCTTGTTTATCTTATCTTGTTTATGTGTTTATTTAGATATATGCTATATGTGTATCTAACTGCAATACTAATTTTATATACAAACATAAGTATTATTTTTAATATATATGGTTATTTAAATTCTTAATGATATAATGTTTTTTTTATTCTAAAGGGGTTAATATGTTAAAAATAGAAAGTAAAATACATTCAAAAAATCTTAAAATTTATAAAGGCTTGTCAAAATTAATTCAAGGTTTTTTTTATGCAAATCTGCCAGTAGCTGAGCATATTGGCTACAAGCATAGTAGTGGCAAAATATTTAAAAAAACAAATTTTTGTTTTAGTTTATATAATGGTCTTTTGACAATTAAATTTAGTGCTTTGGAAAAAGAACTTGAAGAAATAGTAGCTGTATCGCTACTAAAAAATGGTTTAAAGCTTGGAGAAATTTGTCTTGTTGATACCTGCGTAAATTTAAGTGATCACAACACAAATAAAACTGAAATAAATTTTAATGGATATGTAGTTTGTAATGTAAAAAGCCTTTTAAATAAAAAAATCTATCTTGAACCGCAAGACTCCAGACATCTTGAGATAATGAAAAACAACCTACTTCAAAAATACGAAACTTTTTATGGTAAAAAATACAATGAAAAGTGTGAGATAACTCTACTATCACAAGACTTTGAAAATTACAAAAAATTCTACTATGGAAATAATGTAAATTATATGAAAGCTTGGCTTGCAACTTGGAATATAAAAGCTAGTAACGAGCTTATAAATTTAGCACTATCTACGGGTCTTGGAACAGGAGTAATGAGTTATGGATGCGGATTTGTAGAAGAAATTAAAGTCTAGTTTTTTATAAAATAATAAAATTTAGCAAGGCTAACAACATATTATAAATTTCAAAATCTACAAGATTTCCTTGCTAAAAAGGCAATTATAATAAAATTTGACAAAAAATTTATTTTTATTTATAATTCTTGAAATTTTAAAAAGGCTTGAAATGAGTTTGGTTCAAAAGCTTCATAATATCGGCAATTTAGTAAGCGATGATGATTTTATAAGTTTATTAAAAACTGATTTTGATGCATCAAGTTATACGGTTTTGAGTGTTAATTTTAGCGTAAACAATCAAACTCTTGTTAAAAAGCCAACTCTTACAAAAACTTCACTTGATAAACTAAATACGTTTTTTACAAAAGCGATTGGGGGAAGAGGAAGTGGATATTTCTATCTTTATCCGAATTTTACCTATCAAAAAAAGGATGATCTTTATAAAAAGTTTAAAAATACAGCTCCAACTTTTGAAAAATCGGTGCTGGTTTTTGCAAATGAGCAAAATCAAAATTTAGCAAAACCTGTTTTTGAATATATAAAAAACTATGAAAAAGACGAACTTGGGTTTAAAACTTTTTCTAAAAACGACTATTTGCTGATATTTACAATAAACGGAAAAACCATAAGAGAGCTAATGCCTGAAATTTTAACAAATTTTATCCAAAATTTTGTTTTTGTACACTCAAAAACAAAATTTAAAAAAGGTGTTGATTTTATTACTCAAAAAGAAGATATTTGTGGATACAATCCTGATGTTAAATTTTTTACATTTGACAATTATCATGATAAATTTAAAGAGCAAATAACAACTAAGCTTCCACTTTCTAAAAAAAGTGCATCAAACATAAAAAAAGGTTGGATGTATATCATTAACAATCTTAAATTTTATCATGGAAAGCTTGAATATATAATAATTCCATCAATAGCCAAATTTGATGAGAAAGCTTATAAAATCATATTAGATAGTTTTAAAAAAGCACAAAAAACTTATAGCTTAGAAGATAAAGCCTCAAAAGAAGATATTTTGATAAGAAAACTTCAAAAAGAAGTGGGTGACTTGGAGACGATAAGATCAAGTTATGTTGATCTATATTTTATTTTTATAGATAAAGTAAATTTATCGGTTAAAATTTTTGGAAGTATAGAAAACCTTTTGCCAAGTAAGATAAGAGATGTGGGAGCAAAGATGATGGAACAAAAAGTTTGCGATTATTATTCTATAGGAAAGAAAAAAGATGGTTTTTTGTATCTTAGTGATTATTTCGCGACATACGAACTTTTTGTGTTTTTTGGAAAAGCAAAAGGATCACTTAAAGAGTTTAATAGGCTTTTGAATAAAAAAGAAAATGAAGGAATTAAAAATAAAATATTGCAAGAAAAAATATATCTTGCAAAGCTGCTTTTGGGATATGAAAAGATTGAGTATTCAAAACTTTTGGATAAATTTGAACATTTTAGAGAATTTGATTTTAAAAACAAAAAAAAGCTAAACGATAAAAATATAAAAGAGTGGGTTGAGTTTAGTGATAATTTTATTCAAAATGAAGATAGAGCTATAAAGTTTTTAGATAGTATAAATGCGATAAAAAGGGGTTAGAATGGAACTTTTCTCAGAGTATTTTAAAAATCTAAATATACAAGATGATTTTAAATTTGCGTATTTAGTAGGAGCTTACTCAAAAGCTATTATTGATAGTTCGTATTATTCTGAAATTTCAAAACAAAATGAAACATTTAAAAAATGGCTCTCAAATAGGCAACTTATAAAATCAAATTTGATTAAAATTTTTAATAAAGCAAATGAATTTGAAAGAAAACTAAAACTTGAAAGTGCAAGAAATAGCGACCTTTCAGAGCTGATTACTTCAAATTACAATGAAAATGCAAATTTAAGAAATAGCGAAGTATCGTTTTATTTTTTAAGAGGTTTTAACGATTACAAAAAATTTAAACAACAATATCCAAGCAAAGGAGTTAATGATGATAGCAAAGCATAGTGAGTTACTTTTTATCTGGGATGCAAAGATGACAAATCCAAACGGTGATATGCTAAATGACAATGCGCCAAGATTTGATGAAACCGATAGGAAAGCTATAGTTAGCGATGTTAGAGTTAAAAGAACAATTAGAGATGATTTACAAGATAGAAAAAATAAAACTATTTTTGTAAATAACCCAGAAACTGTTCAGTCTGCAGAAACAAGATTTAACGAGCTTCAAAAATCATCAAATTTAAAAGATATTAAGGAAGTTTTTTAAGTTGTATTGATAATAGGCTTTTTGGCGGAGTTGCACCAAGCAAGAATATTCAAATAATTGGTGCGGTTCAATTTTCATGGGCAAAATCCTTAAATCAAACAGAGACTATTTTAAGTCAAGGAACTGGAGCATTTGGAAAAGATGGAAAAAATAATAAAACTTTTAGAACCGATAATTACTTGCCTTACGCACTTTTTGCGATGTATGGAACCATAAACTCTATAAATGCAAAAAAATCAAATGCAAGCGAAGATGATATAAACGAGATGATTGATTCTATGTGGAATGGAACAAAACTTTTAAATACAAGAAGTAAAATCGGCCAAAAACCAAGAGCACTTTTTAGAATAATTTACAATGATACCTATGTTATAGGGCTTCTTGATGAATTAATCAGTATTAAAAATAAAAATTCTGATGATATTAGAAAATTTGACGAATGTGAAATTTGCTTCGATGAGCTTATAGAAGCGATAAAAATAGCAGATGAAAAGATAGAAAAAATAGAAATTTACTATGATGAAAGCATAAAAGAAAAGCTTAGTGTTTTTAAAGATTTAGAAAAAGTTGATATGAAAGTTATGTGATGTTTGCTTTTAAAATTTGGAGTAAATTTGGAGCTTTTAAAGATCCGATGACGATTAGTCAAAATATAACTTTAAATTTCCCTCCAAAAACAGCCGTTGCAGGTATGATGGCTGCGATTTTAGGTATAGATGAGTATTTAAAAGATGATGGCTTTAATAGCTTTAAATATAGCGTAGTTATAAACAGCGGCACTTCAAAAAAGAGTTTTTCGCAAAATTACATAAATGACTATACTAAAAAGACAAACTCACATCTTGCTAACTTGCAAATGCTAAATTTTAAAGCGATAAAAGATGGTCTAAGAGATACAAAAGCACCACAAAAACCAATAAATAGAGAGCTTTTAATAAATCCAGCTTTTACCATTTTTATAGATGGGTTTGAATTTGAAGATGAAATTGTAAAAAGCTTAAAAAGCCGTCTTTTAAAATATAATTTATACATGGGCAATAGCGAGTTTAGTGCAAATTTTAGTTTTTTGCCGCTTAAGAGTTTTTTAATGAAGAAATTTGATTTTGTAAGCTTGGACTCATTTTTAGAGCAAAGTTTGGTTGAAAGTATTGAGTTTGATGACAATGTGTTTTATAAAAACACTCTCATTACGACAAAGCTTAACCACAAACGCTCTCCTATAAAATCTATAAATTTAGTCCATTCAAATAGCAAAATAACGGCTAAAAACATAGAAGCTTATGAAATTTTAACAAGCGAAGGAAAATATTTTTGTAGGTTTGTGTGATGCTTTATTCTCATCCAAAAAAAGAGTATAAAAACCATATTAAAAATCTAGTAGATAGTTTTGATGATAAAGAGTTTGCAAAGTGTGCTTTTTATCATGATTTTGCTAAGCAATCAGATAATTTTCAAAAATACATCACGCTAAAAAAGGAAAATTTTGCCACTAACAAAGAGTTTGAAAAAGAACGAAATAGACTAAAAACAACGCACTCTTTGGAAAGTGCTTATATATATTTTTTTATGCAAGATAATAAAAATATTGATTTTATTATAAATTTATGTGCTATTTTAAAACACCACTCAAATTTAGAAAATTTTGAAAGTATGCTAAATTACCTTACCTGCATAGAAAATAATTTAAACTCAGATGAAAAGATAAGCAACATCACCTCATCTTTAAAAGCAGCAGATTCAAAAGCTTTTTTAGAGATTATACAAAAAGATAAAATATACGAATTTGCCGACTTTTTTGATGACATTTTGGACGAAGTAAAAAACTTTTTTAAAATAGAAAATTTCTTTAAATTTAAAGATAGATATTCAAAGTTGATTTTGGCTGATAAATTTGAAGCTATTTTTGATAAGCCTTACAAGAGCTTGGATTTTATATCGTCCAAAATTTGTGAAAATATCATCCAAAACATACACGCACAAATTTCAAACAAACCACCAAATGATTATAAAAACAGCTCAAGAAAAACTATATTTAAAAATTATGAAGCCAACAAAGACAAAGATAAATTTATAATAAAAGCTCCAACTGGCATTGGAAAGACATATATCGCACTTGAGCTTGCGCTAAAAATTGCCACACAAAAGCCTAAAAAACGCATAATCACAGCTATTCCATTTACTTCTATAATAGATCAGACTTTTTTAGAATATGAAAAAGTTATCCCTAAAAATTTAGGTCTTTTAAAATATCATTACCTATCAAAATATACCGATGATGAAAAAGAGCAGTTTTCTAAAAAGATATTTTTAGCAGATATTTGGCATGAGCCACTTATCATAACTACTTTTAATCAGCTTTTAAACATCTTTTTTTCAAACTCAAACAAAGATAACTTAAAACTTCAAACTCTTAAAAATAGCGTTATTATTGTTGATGAAATTCAAAACATCTCTAGAGTTTTGCTGCAGGATTTAGCGTTTGTGTTTAATGAGTTTGGTAAAATTTATAATATAGATTTTATAATTATGTCAGCAACAATGCCACATCTTAATTTAGAAAATTTCACAATTATTTCAGAAAGTGACTTTTACAAGTCGAAACAAAACAGATATAAAATTTCATTTTTTGATGAGATAAAAAATATCAAAGATTTGGTTTGTGTATTAAACTCGCAAACTAAAAGTACGATTTGTGTTGTAAATACCATAGCAAAGGCTCAAGCTATATATAAAGAACTTAAAAAAGATGAAAATCTCTATCTTCTTACAACTCATCAAATGTCAAAGCACAGAATAGAGCTACTTAAAGAAATATCTAAAAAACTAAAAGAGCAAAAGCCAGTTAAACTTATCGCAACGCAGCTTATAGAAGCTGGAGTTGATCTTGATTTTAGCGTTGGGTTTAGAGAATTTGCTCCATTTACTTCTATAGTACAGATGGCAGGACGTGTAAATAGAAACGGTATAAAGAGTAAAATAAGTGAGTGTTTTGTTTTTGATTTTTTGGAGTTTGAAAATGTAGATAAAAAACTTCCATATCATGGTATAGACTTACAAGAGGAGTTTGTAAAAAATAGCCTAAAAAATGGCATTTATGAAAATGAGATATTTGAAATTTTAGAGGAGTATTTTAAAAGAGTAAAAGATGAAACAACTCACACTAAAATTAATGAAAAAATGCGAAAACTTGAATTTACCACAATTTATGGTGATTTTACAGCGAATTTCATGCCAAAACAGCCATGGAAAGTTTCGGTTTTTATAGAGGAAAGAAAAGATGAGTTTAAAGAGTTTATAGAAAAAAGAGATAATATTTTAAACTCGTATGATGATAAATTTGAAGCTTTAGCAAAGATAAAAGATTTGGAAAAAACTCTTTTAAATCAAACCATAAACATAAATCACAAACTAATCGAAAATTTACAATTAAAAGAGATATTTGGAAGATATATACTTAATTTTGGTTTTAAAAACTATACAAAAGAGTTTGGCTTTACAACGGATTTAACAATAGAAGAAGAGGCGTTTTCATGAGCTTTCCAAAAGAGCAGATCTCGGGCACACTTGTAAACTACTATGCAACTTGTAAAAGAGAAGCGTGGCTTTACTCAAGAAAAATTCACGCAAGACAAGATGATGAAAATGTGCTGATTGGCAAATCTTTGTCCGAATTAAAAGAAAATTTAGATGATTTTCCATACTCAAATCTGCAATTTGACAAAGTTTCAAAGCAAAAAGGGCATTATGAAATAACAGAATATAAAAAAACTTTAAAAAATAAAAATGCTGCAAAAATGCAACTTCTTTTTTATATCTATACTCTTAAAAACGCACTAGGATTAAAAAAGGTTTATGGAAAAGTTGTAAGCGCAAAAACCGCTATAACCGTAGACGATAGTGATGAAAACTTTGATTTTATGAAACGGATTTTATCTGATATGAGTGAGTTTTTAAGTCTTGATTTGCCACCAAAAGCTATAAAAACTAAATTTTGTAAAAACTGCGCTTATAATGACTACTGTTTTTAGAGTGTAAAATGTATGTGATTTTGTTTTATGATATATCAAGTAGTGATGAAAAAGCAAAAAAGAATGCAAATAAAGTAAGAAAACTTGTCGAAAAATACCTTCCAAGAGTGCAATTTAGTGTATTTGAAGGTGAGATTAGAAAAAGCGATTTGATAAAACTTAAAGGTATGCTTAAAAAATTAATCTATGATGAGTTTGACTCGGTTGTGATTTATACTTTTGAAAAGCCAAGTTACACAACAAGAGAGGTCATTGGAATCGATAAAAACGAGCCGCTTTTTAGCTAAGGAGCTAATATGAAAAACGATAGAACACATTTTATACTAAACAACGGAAAACTCTACCGAAAAGATAACAACATTTATTTTGATAAATTTGATGAGCAAAACTTAGTTATAGACACTAAAATTTTACCGATAAATAGCATCGATGAAATTTACATCTTGGGAAAAGTTGAGCTAGATACTTACACGATGTCATTTTTAAGCACAAACAATATCTTGCTTCATATCTTTAGCGCACACGGTAGTTTTCGTGGAAACTTCTACCCAAACTCGCCAAATTCCGTAAATAAAAGTGGTTTTGTCTTTTTAAACCAGCTAAGAAGTTTTGATGATGAGATAAAAAGAGTTGCGATTGCCAAAGAAATTACAAGAGCAAGGATGAAAAATGCAGCAAATAACTGCATAAAAAAAGCGGTCAAATTTGAAACGCAGAAATATTTAAACGCGCTTGATAAGGCAAGTTCTATTGCAGAAATTATGGCATGTGAGGGAGCTTTTGCAAAAGAGTATTATCAAAAGTGGAATGAAATTATTAAAGATCAAAAAAGCTTTAAATTTATAACCCGTTCAAAACGTCCACCAACAGATAAGATTAACGCTTTTATAAGTTATGTAAACACGCGGATTTATAATGTTTGTCTAGGTGAAATTTATAAAACCGAGCTTGATCCTAGGATTTCGTTCTTGCATGAGCCAAACTACCGCTCACTTAGCTTGCATCTTGATTTAGCTGAGATTTTTAAGCCACTTATTGGGGATAATTTGATTTTTAATATGCTAAATAAAAAAGAAATAACACCAAAAGATTTTAAAACAAATGCTGGACGGATTCGTTTTAGCAACGACGCAGTACAAAAAATAGAGTTAAATATGATAAAGTCTTTAACCTCTGTTGTAAGTCTTGGCAAACAAAACCTTACATATAGGCAAATCATAAGGCGTGAGGCAAACAGGATAAAAAAGTGTATTTGTGAAAATTATCCTTATGAGGGCTTTGTGGGTGAGATTTAAGCGGTTTGGTTGATTTATATATTGAAACAGCAGCCTAAATTATAAGTTTGTGAGCTAAGCTCAAAGGTTTGAGCTATTTTTATATTTTGTGAAAAATTTATTTTAATGCCTCTTAGTGAAAAGTTATTTTAAAGTAAAAATTAAGTTTTCTAAAACTTAGATATAGCTTTATTTCAAGTTTTTATTTTTATAAATTCAGCGATTTTAAAGGAAAATAATTTATAATTTTACAGCAACAACCGCTTTTATATGGAGGTTTGGTTGCTGTATAAATTTGATCCTATGGATTTTGAAACAAAAAACAAATGCACTTTTATCATCTCCAAAAACGTATAAATTTGATCCTATGGATTTTGAAACGACAATAATACTGAATTATATCAAAAAATCTATGAAAGTATAAATTTGATCCTATGGATTTTGAAACTTTTTTCATTCTTACTTTCTACCTTAGTTTTTATCTGTATAAATTTGATCCTATGGATTTTGAAACTCATTTTCATCAAAATCGCTAAAATAAATTTCTCTTGTATAAATTTGATCCTATGGATTTTGAAACTTTTTTCATTCTTACTTTCTACCTTAGTTTTTATCTGTATAAATTTGATCCTATGGATTTTGAAACTCATTTTCATCAAAATCGCTAAAATAAATTTCTCTTGTATAAATTTGATCCTATGGATTTTGAAACGTTGTGTAGTTGCGATATAAGGTTGGTATAAAACTACGTATAAATTTGATCCTATGGATTTTGAAACCTTGTTGTAGGTTGTTCCATATTTACACCATTAGGTATAAATTTGATCCTATGGATTTTGAAACAAAAGATTTGATTTTCCTAATGACGGTTTTATTTCAGTATAAATTTGATCCTATGGATTTTGAAACTTTTGATGATGATGATGAAAAAGAATACTATAAAGTATAAATTTGATCCTATGGATTTTGAAACTAAGGAATAGCAATGAATCTAACTAGCGAACAACTAAGTATAAATTTGATCCTATGGATTTTGAAACGCAAAAAAACGGCTATCGCCTTGAAGAAGAAAGGGTATAAATTTGATCCTATGGATTTTGAAACGTTATAAAGTTTGATAAAAATTATAGCTAAGAATTGTATAAATTTGATCCTATGGATTTTGAAACAAGACATTCCTACATCAGTTGATAAAACTCCTCAAAGTATAAATTTGATTCTATGGATTTTGAAACTTAAAAGCTTAAATCCATCATTTGACAGTTTTGAAGTATAAATTTGATCCTATGGATTTTGAAACTACGGCACTGGCTATTTTTGAAATATCATCTCTTTGTATAAATTTGATCCTATGGATTTTGAAACNNNNNNNNNNNNNNNNNNNNNNNNNNNNNNNNNNNNNNNNNNNNNNNNNNNNNNNNNNNNNNNNNNNNNNNNNNNNNNNNNNNNNNNNNNNNNNNNNNNNNNNNNNNNNNNNNNNNNNNNNNNNNNNNNNNNNNNNNNNNNNNNNNNNNNNNNNNNNNNNNNNNNNNNNNNNNNNNNNNNNNNNNNNNNNNNNNNNNNNNNNNNNNNNNNNNNNNNNNNNNNNNNNNNNNNNNNNNNNNNNNNNNNNNNNNNNNNNNNNNNNNNNNNNNNNNNNNNNNNNNNNNNNNNNNNNNNNNNNNNNNNNNNNNNNNNNNNNNNNNNNNNNNNNNNNNNNNNNNNNNNNNNNNNNNNNNNNNNNNNNNNNNNNNNNNNNNNNNNNNNNNNNNNNNNNNNNNNNNNNNNNNNNNNNNNNNNNNNNNNNNNNNNNNNNNNNNNNNNNNNNNNNNNNNNNNNNNNNNNNNNNNNNNNNNNNNNNNNNNNNNNNNNNNNNNNNNNNNNNNNNNNNNNNNNNNNNNNNNNNNNNNNNNNNNNNNNNNNNNNNNNNNNNNNNNNNNNNNNNNNNNNNNNNNNNNNNNNNNNNNNNNNNNNNNNNNNNNNNNNNNNNNNNNNNNNNNNNNNNNNNNNNNNNNNNNNNNNNNNNNNNNNNNNNNNNNNNNNNNNNNNNNNNNNNNNNNNNNNNNTATAAATTTGATCCTATGGATTTTGAAACGAAACAACTTTAGAAAAATCTAAAGGGCAAGATAAGGTATAAATTTGATCCTATGGATTTTGAAACATGAGATACGGAGCAAAGCTCAAAAGCCACAGGCTTTGTATAAATTTGATCCTATGGATTTTGAAACAAGAATTTTGATCGACTAAACTATCAAAAACCAAATGTATAAATTTGATCCTATGGATTTTGAAACCTAAATCTATATAAACTTTGCTACCGCCTTTAATTTCGTATAAATTTGATCCTATGGATTTTGAAACTTTGTGAAGTAATTATTATTAAATTGTAGTTGTTTTGTATAAATTTGATCCTATGGATTTTGAAACCTAGAATATCGCCCTCAAATAGTTGATATGAGAGCGTATAAATTTGATCCTATGGATTTTGAAACGTGCCTATTAATGTTCTTAGCTGTTTTTCTGACTTTCTGTATAAATTTGATCCTATGGATTTTGAAACTCGTTAAAAATTGTTGTANNNNNNNNNNNNNNNNNNNNNNNNNNNNNNNNNNNNNNNNNNNNNNNNNNNNNNNNNNNNNNNNNNNNNNNNNNNNNNNNNNNNNNNNNNNNNNNNNNNNNNNNNNNNNNNNNNNNNNNNNNNNNNNNNNNNNNNNNNNNNNNNNNNNNNNNNNNNNNNNNNNNNNNNNNNNNNNNNNNNNNNNNNNNNNNNNNNNNNNNNNNNNNNNNNNNNNNNNNNNNNNNNNNNNNNNNNNNNNNNNNNNNNNNNNNNNNNNNNNNNNNNNNNNNNNNNNNNNNNNNNNNNNNNNNNNNNNNNNNNNNNNNNNNNNNNNNNNNNNNNNNNNNNNNNNNNNNNNNNNNNNNNNNNNNNNNNNNNNNNNNNNNNNNNNNNNNNNNNNNNNNNNNNNNNNNNNNNNNNNNNNNNNNNNNNNNNNNNNNNNNNNNNNNNNNNNNNNNNNNNNNNNNNNNNNNNNNNNNNNNNNNNNNNNNNNNNNNNNNNNNNNNNNNNNNNNNNNNNNNNNNNNNNNNNNNNNNNNNNNNNNNNNNNNNNNNNNNNNNNNNNNNNNNNNNNNNNNNNNNNNNNNNNNNNNNNNNNNNNNNNNNNNNNNNNNNNNNNNNNNNNNNNNNN
This window contains:
- a CDS encoding type I CRISPR-associated protein Cas7, translating into MIAKHSELLFIWDAKMTNPNGDMLNDNAPRFDETDRKAIVSDVRVKRTIRDDLQDRKNKTIFVNNPETVQSAETRFNELQKSSNLKDIKEVF
- the cas1 gene encoding CRISPR-associated endonuclease Cas1, whose amino-acid sequence is MKNDRTHFILNNGKLYRKDNNIYFDKFDEQNLVIDTKILPINSIDEIYILGKVELDTYTMSFLSTNNILLHIFSAHGSFRGNFYPNSPNSVNKSGFVFLNQLRSFDDEIKRVAIAKEITRARMKNAANNCIKKAVKFETQKYLNALDKASSIAEIMACEGAFAKEYYQKWNEIIKDQKSFKFITRSKRPPTDKINAFISYVNTRIYNVCLGEIYKTELDPRISFLHEPNYRSLSLHLDLAEIFKPLIGDNLIFNMLNKKEITPKDFKTNAGRIRFSNDAVQKIELNMIKSLTSVVSLGKQNLTYRQIIRREANRIKKCICENYPYEGFVGEI
- a CDS encoding TM1802 family CRISPR-associated protein, with amino-acid sequence MTKNLFLFIILEILKRLEMSLVQKLHNIGNLVSDDDFISLLKTDFDASSYTVLSVNFSVNNQTLVKKPTLTKTSLDKLNTFFTKAIGGRGSGYFYLYPNFTYQKKDDLYKKFKNTAPTFEKSVLVFANEQNQNLAKPVFEYIKNYEKDELGFKTFSKNDYLLIFTINGKTIRELMPEILTNFIQNFVFVHSKTKFKKGVDFITQKEDICGYNPDVKFFTFDNYHDKFKEQITTKLPLSKKSASNIKKGWMYIINNLKFYHGKLEYIIIPSIAKFDEKAYKIILDSFKKAQKTYSLEDKASKEDILIRKLQKEVGDLETIRSSYVDLYFIFIDKVNLSVKIFGSIENLLPSKIRDVGAKMMEQKVCDYYSIGKKKDGFLYLSDYFATYELFVFFGKAKGSLKEFNRLLNKKENEGIKNKILQEKIYLAKLLLGYEKIEYSKLLDKFEHFREFDFKNKKKLNDKNIKEWVEFSDNFIQNEDRAIKFLDSINAIKRG
- a CDS encoding CRISPR-associated protein Cas4: MSFPKEQISGTLVNYYATCKREAWLYSRKIHARQDDENVLIGKSLSELKENLDDFPYSNLQFDKVSKQKGHYEITEYKKTLKNKNAAKMQLLFYIYTLKNALGLKKVYGKVVSAKTAITVDDSDENFDFMKRILSDMSEFLSLDLPPKAIKTKFCKNCAYNDYCF
- the cas2 gene encoding CRISPR-associated endonuclease Cas2, coding for MYVILFYDISSSDEKAKKNANKVRKLVEKYLPRVQFSVFEGEIRKSDLIKLKGMLKKLIYDEFDSVVIYTFEKPSYTTREVIGIDKNEPLFS
- the cas5 gene encoding CRISPR-associated protein Cas5; protein product: MFAFKIWSKFGAFKDPMTISQNITLNFPPKTAVAGMMAAILGIDEYLKDDGFNSFKYSVVINSGTSKKSFSQNYINDYTKKTNSHLANLQMLNFKAIKDGLRDTKAPQKPINRELLINPAFTIFIDGFEFEDEIVKSLKSRLLKYNLYMGNSEFSANFSFLPLKSFLMKKFDFVSLDSFLEQSLVESIEFDDNVFYKNTLITTKLNHKRSPIKSINLVHSNSKITAKNIEAYEILTSEGKYFCRFV
- the cas3 gene encoding CRISPR-associated helicase Cas3', which gives rise to MLYSHPKKEYKNHIKNLVDSFDDKEFAKCAFYHDFAKQSDNFQKYITLKKENFATNKEFEKERNRLKTTHSLESAYIYFFMQDNKNIDFIINLCAILKHHSNLENFESMLNYLTCIENNLNSDEKISNITSSLKAADSKAFLEIIQKDKIYEFADFFDDILDEVKNFFKIENFFKFKDRYSKLILADKFEAIFDKPYKSLDFISSKICENIIQNIHAQISNKPPNDYKNSSRKTIFKNYEANKDKDKFIIKAPTGIGKTYIALELALKIATQKPKKRIITAIPFTSIIDQTFLEYEKVIPKNLGLLKYHYLSKYTDDEKEQFSKKIFLADIWHEPLIITTFNQLLNIFFSNSNKDNLKLQTLKNSVIIVDEIQNISRVLLQDLAFVFNEFGKIYNIDFIIMSATMPHLNLENFTIISESDFYKSKQNRYKISFFDEIKNIKDLVCVLNSQTKSTICVVNTIAKAQAIYKELKKDENLYLLTTHQMSKHRIELLKEISKKLKEQKPVKLIATQLIEAGVDLDFSVGFREFAPFTSIVQMAGRVNRNGIKSKISECFVFDFLEFENVDKKLPYHGIDLQEEFVKNSLKNGIYENEIFEILEEYFKRVKDETTHTKINEKMRKLEFTTIYGDFTANFMPKQPWKVSVFIEERKDEFKEFIEKRDNILNSYDDKFEALAKIKDLEKTLLNQTININHKLIENLQLKEIFGRYILNFGFKNYTKEFGFTTDLTIEEEAFS
- a CDS encoding CRISPR-associated endoribonuclease Cas6; its protein translation is MLKIESKIHSKNLKIYKGLSKLIQGFFYANLPVAEHIGYKHSSGKIFKKTNFCFSLYNGLLTIKFSALEKELEEIVAVSLLKNGLKLGEICLVDTCVNLSDHNTNKTEINFNGYVVCNVKSLLNKKIYLEPQDSRHLEIMKNNLLQKYETFYGKKYNEKCEITLLSQDFENYKKFYYGNNVNYMKAWLATWNIKASNELINLALSTGLGTGVMSYGCGFVEEIKV
- a CDS encoding type I CRISPR-associated protein Cas7, whose translation is MGAVQFSWAKSLNQTETILSQGTGAFGKDGKNNKTFRTDNYLPYALFAMYGTINSINAKKSNASEDDINEMIDSMWNGTKLLNTRSKIGQKPRALFRIIYNDTYVIGLLDELISIKNKNSDDIRKFDECEICFDELIEAIKIADEKIEKIEIYYDESIKEKLSVFKDLEKVDMKVM